A stretch of DNA from Aurantiacibacter atlanticus:
AGCGCAAGCGGGTCCGATGTGAAGATACCATCACGTTTCACCCTCATGGTTCTAGCTGCCCACAAAGCGGAAGCAAGGCCCGCAGACGGCCTGCGCGCCTAGTCCTCCCACCAATAGGGTGCGCGACGAGCATCTCCCGTGGCGGTTTCATTCAGCGTCCGGGCATCATAGGCGCGTCCACCAAGGACAACTGTCTCGACCTGTTCAGTGCTGCGGATATTGTCCAGCGGATTGCCGGCAAGGATCACGAGATCAGCCAGTTTGCCAGTTTCGAGCGAGCCAATCTCACTATCCATGCCCAGCGAACGCGCGGCCGAAATCGTGGCTGTCTGCAATGCTTCGAGCGGGGTCATCCCGCCGCGCACGAAGGACCAGATCTCCCAATGCGCGGCGATGCCGGCCTGCTGGCCATGGGCTCCGATGGATACGATGACGCCGCGATCCGAGAGCTTCTTTGCTTCACGCGCGACATCGTCATCAACGAAATCGCCTTCGGGCGCCGTGGTGCGGCGCGCATTGCCAGCCCGCAGGATTGCCGGGGGCGTATGGGCATTGAGCAGAGGCTGCTCGAAGACATTGGTCGCCTGCCGCCAATACGGGTCGCCTGCAAGACCACCATAGCCGACAACCAGCGTCGGCGTGTAGTTGGTGTTGGCCTGCGCCATGAACTGCAGGACATCCTCGTAAAGAAACTCGACCGGAATATTGTGCTCCAACGTCGAATTGCCATCGGCTATCAGGTTCAGGTCCATACCGAAGAGTGACCCGCCTTCTGCCACCACGAGCATGTTTTCGCGGCGTGCCGCCTCGACCACCATCTGCCGTTGTTCACGCCGGGGCTGATTGTAGTTCTTCACGCTGGACGCGCCTTCTGCGCGCAGGCGGCGGACATGATCCAGCGCATCGTCAAGCGAGTCTATCTGGGCATAGGCATAGGGATTACGCGCGCCATAAATGATGCGTCCGGTCGAAAACATGCGCGGCGCAAGGATCATGCCGGTGCGCTGCATATCTTCGGCCACGAAGAAGGGCGAATCGCTGGAAGGATCATGAATAGTGGTCGTGCCCAGCGCCAGCGCCTGCATCAGGCTCCAGTTCTGCTGGGGCACCACGCCATCTGCCGATACCGGTCCATGCGCATGGGCATCTACGATTCCCGGCATGATTGTGCGACCGCTTGCATCGAGTGTCGGCGTGCCAGCCGGAATGACGATTTCTGCTGCAGGTCCGACTGCGGAAATGATGTCGCCGTCAATCAGAATGGTGCCGTTTTCGATTACTCCGCCATCTTCGCCCGCCATGGTGATGATGCGTGCGCCGGTGATCGCAAGTGCGCCATCATGCCTGTCAGCCTGGACAGTGCGCAGCATGGAAATCCCGCTTGTTGGCGGGGTAAAGCTGGCGCGCTCCTCCCCTTCAGCGGGTGGTGCGGAAGGAAATAGATTGGCGAGATTGGCGGCGTAGAGCACCGGCCCAAGCGACCAGTGCAACCGTTCGCCACCGCTTGCCCAATGGACAAAATCCGCGGCTGAATCGGACACTTCGACAACAGGCAGATTGCCTCCGCTGCCTGAAACGCTGACAGTCTGCCCGCCCGGCATCAGCGGCATAACGAAAGCATCGTAATTCTCGGTGAAGGCAACGAATTTTCCGGTGGGAGATACGTGATAGCCCGTCACCATTTCTCCGGTTGCGTGGGTGCGAGCGTCCTGTCCGTTGAGATCGGTAGAGACGAGCATTTGCGAGCCGCCTTCGCTTCCGGTCATGAAGATTCGATCATTCGCGGCGCCGAAATGCGGCTGCGCATGATCACGGCTGACCAGCACTGGCGTACCGCCTGTTGCAGCCACGCGGTAAACACCCGGATTGCTGCTGTATTCAGGAGCGGTGAGGTAGCCGCCTTCGCCTTTTTCAAAGACCACGCTGCGGCCATCGGGAGAAAATTGCGGACGCGCGTAATGGCCCGGCTGGCTGGTGATCGTGCGCATGTTGCGCCCATTCGCACCCATGATGCGAATTTCACCTAGTCCGTCATCGGTCCAGTGCACATAGACAATCTGATCACTATCGCGCGACCAGCTTGGATACATTTCGCGGGCATTGCCGCCTTCTCTGGTAAGGCGGCGCATGCTCCCGCCCCCGGCGGGCATGGTGTAAAGCTTGCCAAGGCTTTCAAACACGACTGTGCGTCCATCAGGAGACACAGAGGCGAAACGCGGCATCGTCACATCGACCTGGTCTGCGATGACGGGGATGCGCGGATGCGGCGCTGTGAGCACGCTGCGCGTATCGTTCACGCTGAAAGGAATCTCTGCCAGGTTCGATCCATCCGCATTGATGCGGCGGATCTTGCCCCCTGCCCAAAATACGATGGAACGGCTGTCGGGCGTCCAGCCCATGTTTGGATAGACCCCCGTAACAGCCCAGGTTTCCTGCACGTCACGGTCCAGATCATCATAAATACGCCGTTCTGCGCCAGTCGCGATATTGCGGACATAAAGGCCAGACTGCAGGTTTTCGCGCCGCACAAAAGCGATCATTTCACCATCGGGCGAAGGCGTAGGGCGGACCGCCCCTCCCAAGCCTGAGACAGCCGTCGTTATCTCGCCCGATGCAAGATCATAGCGTTCGATATTGAACAGGTCCTGATTGGAATCCTGCGCATAGATGAAGGTGGAACCAGGAGTGATGTTGCGAGTGTAATATATGGCACGGCCATCGGGCGCATAGATTGGCTCGCCCAGTTCCTTCTGGTGCTGTTCATTGGGCCGTTCCACCAGTTGCACGCCGCTCCCGCCCGAAACATGGTAGAGCCATACTTCACCGGTGCCGAGCGAGCGGCCGGTGGTAAAATGCTTTTTCGCCGCGATAAACTGCCCGTCAGGCGACCATGTGGGCTGGTTGAGGAGGCGGAAATCCTCATCGGTCAACTGGCGCTTGTCCGCCCCATTCGCATTCATCAACCAGATATTGTCCCCGCCCCCCCGGTCGGATGTGAAAGCAATACGGCTACCATCAGGCGAAAAGCGCGGATGCACTTCCCAGGCAAGCCCTTCAGCAATGCGCGTGGGCGTGCCGCCGCTGATCGGCATGGTGTAGATATCGCCGAGCAAGGAGAAGGCGATGGTCGATCCGTCAGGAGAGACATCAATATCCATCCACGTGCCTTCATCCACCTGAATGGGCACCTGCGATATGATCGCTCCGGGCGGGTTGTTGACATCCCACGCCCCATCGTCAGCTTCTGCGGTTTCAGCCTCGGGAGCCGCCTCGGTTTCTACAGATTGCCCGGGTGCTGGATCAGCGGGAGGCGCTGTGCGTGTATTCTCGTCTTCGGTGACTTCCGTTTCCTCTGGCGGCTGTGCCTGATCAGCTGGCGGCTGGACCTGCGCATAGGCAGTGCTGGCAAGGAGACTGGACGCGAGAACAAGCGAGAATGTGCGAAGCATTGGAAACCCGTATCAAATGAAAGGACATCCCTACATACCGCTATAGGGCAAAGGTGCAATGGACACGGCGACAGGCTGAACCAATGTCTGTTCCGGCGAGCTTTTTCAGCATGAAATGCATGCGTATTTCCACTGATTCGCGCGGCGAAGCTGTCCACGCCACCCGTGTTCGAACGCGTGTTTCCAGACCGCGCCTTGGTCGTTTGCAAAGCCATCCAATTCTTACGCCCGAACAGCCAGACCGTCGCAGCGGTCAGCTTTCTCCCAGCAATCGACGGGCCTGCAGCAGATGCGGTCGATCGATCATCCTGCCATCAAGCTGCAGCGTCCCCGCGCCGGGATTCTGCTCGAACGCGTCGATGATCGCGCGCGCGCGCGCGACCTCCTCCTGCGTTGAAGTGAAGGCATGATTGATCACGTCGACTTGTGCCGGGTGGATTGCCATCATGCCCGAAAACCCGTCACGCCGACCGCGCGCAGCATAGGCGGCAAGACCTTCCAGATCGCGAATATCGGGATAAACGGTCTCTATGGCAGGCACGCCTGCGGCATGGGCAGCAAACAGAATGAGGCTGCGCGCCGTTTCGATGGGCGGAGTGTATTTGCCGTCCGGTTCGCGCGCAGATGTCGCCCCGATCGCAGCCGGCAAATCCTCCGCGCCCCAGGTCAGGCCGATCATTGGCGTTTTCACATCGCGATAGGTGCCAAGTTCGAATATCGCCGCGGGTGTCTCTGTTCCGATAGGAATAACGGGCATCTGCGCGCCATCCATAAGGTGCACCAGCCTTTGAACGCTCGCCGCGCCTTCAGCCTTGGGCAGCATCACCGCATCAGGTGGCTGTGGCAGGATTGCGGCAAGATCGGCGGCAGTTTCTCCGCTATCGAGCGGGTTGACCCGGACAATTACCGGCGTTTCACTTGCAGTTTGCAAGAAGTCCGCCACACTTTCGCGGCCCGCCTGTTTATTGGCAGGTGACACCGAATCCTCAAGATCGATGATGATCGCGTCAGCTCCGCTTTGGGCTGCCCTGAGATAGCGTTCTGGCCGATCGGCGGGGACAAACAAAAGGCTTCGCATCTTCACGCTTCGGCACCCTGTATAAGAGCCATGCGCAGGCACTCACATGCCACTTCGTCACGCTGGTTGAGCAAGCGGTGCTGAAACGTCACAATGCCCGATCCCGGCCGCGATTTGCTCTGACGCTTCTCCACCACGTCAGTTTCGGCTCTCAACGTGTCGCCAAGGAATGTCGGGTTGGGGTGCCGCAGCTTGTCATACCCCAGATTGGCAACCAGCGTGCCAATCGTAGTGTCTGCTACCGTCAGGCCTACCATGAGGGAAAAGGTGAAGGTGCCATTGACCAATATTTGCCCGAACTCGCTTGCCTTGGCTACCTCAAGATCGAGGTGAAGCGGCTGCGGATTATGCGTCATGGTGGAAAAGAGCAGATTATCCGTTTCCGTCACTGTGCGCCGGATTTCATGGGCAATCTTCTCACCCACTTCCCATTGCTCAAAAAACTTGCCAG
This window harbors:
- a CDS encoding amidohydrolase family protein; protein product: MLRTFSLVLASSLLASTAYAQVQPPADQAQPPEETEVTEDENTRTAPPADPAPGQSVETEAAPEAETAEADDGAWDVNNPPGAIISQVPIQVDEGTWMDIDVSPDGSTIAFSLLGDIYTMPISGGTPTRIAEGLAWEVHPRFSPDGSRIAFTSDRGGGDNIWLMNANGADKRQLTDEDFRLLNQPTWSPDGQFIAAKKHFTTGRSLGTGEVWLYHVSGGSGVQLVERPNEQHQKELGEPIYAPDGRAIYYTRNITPGSTFIYAQDSNQDLFNIERYDLASGEITTAVSGLGGAVRPTPSPDGEMIAFVRRENLQSGLYVRNIATGAERRIYDDLDRDVQETWAVTGVYPNMGWTPDSRSIVFWAGGKIRRINADGSNLAEIPFSVNDTRSVLTAPHPRIPVIADQVDVTMPRFASVSPDGRTVVFESLGKLYTMPAGGGSMRRLTREGGNAREMYPSWSRDSDQIVYVHWTDDGLGEIRIMGANGRNMRTITSQPGHYARPQFSPDGRSVVFEKGEGGYLTAPEYSSNPGVYRVAATGGTPVLVSRDHAQPHFGAANDRIFMTGSEGGSQMLVSTDLNGQDARTHATGEMVTGYHVSPTGKFVAFTENYDAFVMPLMPGGQTVSVSGSGGNLPVVEVSDSAADFVHWASGGERLHWSLGPVLYAANLANLFPSAPPAEGEERASFTPPTSGISMLRTVQADRHDGALAITGARIITMAGEDGGVIENGTILIDGDIISAVGPAAEIVIPAGTPTLDASGRTIMPGIVDAHAHGPVSADGVVPQQNWSLMQALALGTTTIHDPSSDSPFFVAEDMQRTGMILAPRMFSTGRIIYGARNPYAYAQIDSLDDALDHVRRLRAEGASSVKNYNQPRREQRQMVVEAARRENMLVVAEGGSLFGMDLNLIADGNSTLEHNIPVEFLYEDVLQFMAQANTNYTPTLVVGYGGLAGDPYWRQATNVFEQPLLNAHTPPAILRAGNARRTTAPEGDFVDDDVAREAKKLSDRGVIVSIGAHGQQAGIAAHWEIWSFVRGGMTPLEALQTATISAARSLGMDSEIGSLETGKLADLVILAGNPLDNIRSTEQVETVVLGGRAYDARTLNETATGDARRAPYWWED
- a CDS encoding HpcH/HpaI aldolase/citrate lyase family protein, with protein sequence MKMRSLLFVPADRPERYLRAAQSGADAIIIDLEDSVSPANKQAGRESVADFLQTASETPVIVRVNPLDSGETAADLAAILPQPPDAVMLPKAEGAASVQRLVHLMDGAQMPVIPIGTETPAAIFELGTYRDVKTPMIGLTWGAEDLPAAIGATSAREPDGKYTPPIETARSLILFAAHAAGVPAIETVYPDIRDLEGLAAYAARGRRDGFSGMMAIHPAQVDVINHAFTSTQEEVARARAIIDAFEQNPGAGTLQLDGRMIDRPHLLQARRLLGES
- a CDS encoding MaoC family dehydratase — protein: MAGKFFEQWEVGEKIAHEIRRTVTETDNLLFSTMTHNPQPLHLDLEVAKASEFGQILVNGTFTFSLMVGLTVADTTIGTLVANLGYDKLRHPNPTFLGDTLRAETDVVEKRQSKSRPGSGIVTFQHRLLNQRDEVACECLRMALIQGAEA